Proteins encoded within one genomic window of Platichthys flesus chromosome 17, fPlaFle2.1, whole genome shotgun sequence:
- the dmac1 gene encoding distal membrane-arm assembly complex protein 1: MSTAPQEPTGGAAAPAPQPGTRFRNCWSCRLVSGGGLILAGAYVFMAARSVMRRGGPTSMGTVAQITFAASLAAWGIVVIADPVGKAQRKDMGTPST; this comes from the exons ATGTCAACAGCACCGCAGGAACCGACAGGAGGAGCCGCCGCCCCCGCGCCTCAGCCCGGCACGAGGTTCAGGAACTGCTGGAGCTGCCGGCTCGTCTCCGGAGGTGGCTTGATCCTGGCCGGAGCTTATGTGTTCATGGCGGCCCGGAGCGTGATGCGACGAGGCGGACCCACCTCCATGGGCACCGTGGCGCAGATCACCTTCGCTGCAA GTTTGGCTGCGTGGGGCATCGTCGTCATCGCAGACCCGGTTGGAAAAGCGCAAAGAAAGGACATGGGGACGCCGAGTACATAA
- the btd gene encoding biotinidase — MRLSVALYVGFYVLTSAAGQTESAPGSSYVAAVYEHHLVLNPEPQVPLSRPEALRHVEKNLQIYEEQSERAAQQGAQILVFPEDGLQGFNFSRSSISGYLETIPDPQQENWNPCTEPGRHNNTEILQRLSCMARRYNLYLVANMADLQPCPLSTSPSSPCPPDGHWQFNTDVVFRSDGQLVARYHKQNLYFEDAFDSPPQPEIITFETPFAGTFGLLICFDILFKDPTVTLVERGVRQLIFPTAWMNQLPLLDSIQFQQAFSLGANVTLLASNLRHDYLIMTGSGIYTPFSATFHHAQRGDPEEGRLLVARVPVLDPLVAGPSVTQQEGAIRDESTSSAADTDSVYCHQDSCLDISHPETTSAVSPSSVTFNSSMMYDPFTFVLLNKTEGKLDVCQGPVCCHLQYRQSQQQGGTQELYALGAFAGTHTVNGRYALQVCALVRCAGSETSSCGQEVEEAETKMDFLLEGTFGTRHVYPSILASHHVLEQPEHLEKTADGRVTMKHSNMTGGLVTACLYGRMYHLDNE, encoded by the exons ATGCGTCTGTCAGTTGCACTTTATGTcggtttttatgttttaacgTCGGCTGCGGGTCAAACCGAGTCCGCTCCCGGATCCTCGTACGTCGCTGCCGTGTACGAGCATCACTTGGTCCTGAACCCGGAGCCTCAAGTTCCGCTGTCCCGACCCGAGGCTCTGCGACATGTGGAGAAGAACCTGCAGATCTACGAGGAGCAGAGTGAGAGAGCTGCccagcag GGGGCCCAGATCCTGGTGTTTCCAGAGGACGGCCTTCAGGGTTTCAACTTCAGCCGATCGTCCATCTCTGGTTACCTGGAAACCATTCCTGACCCCCAGCAGGAGAACTGGAATCCCTGCACAGAGCCGGgcagacacaacaacactgaG ATTCTCCAGAGGCTGAGCTGCATGGCACGTCGGTACAACCTCTACCTGGTGGCCAACATGGCTGACCTGCAGCCTTGCCCCCTGTCGACCAGCCCTTCCTCCCCCTGTCCGCCTGATGGTCACTGGCAGTTCAACACCGATGTGGTTTTCAG GTCTGATGGGCAGCTGGTTGCACGCTACCATAAACAAAACCTCTACTTTGAGGACGCCTTTGACTCACCACCGCAGCCGGAGATCATAACATTTGAAACCCCTTTCGCCGGGACGTTCGGCCTCCTCATCTGCTTTGACATCCTGTTCAAGGACCCCACAGTCACCCTGGTGGAGAGG GGTGTGCGTCAGCTGATCTTCCCCACAGCCTGGATGAaccagctccccctgctggatTCGATCCAGTTCCAGCAGGCATTCAGCCTGGGTGCCAACGTCACCCTGCTGGCGTCCAACCTCCGCCACGACTATTTAATTATGACAGGAAGCGGTATCTACACGCCGTTTTCTGCCACCTTCCACCACGCACAGAGGGGAGATCCAGAGGAGGGCAGGCTGCTGGTGGCCAGGGTGCCAGTGTTGGACCCACTGGTTGCAGGGCCCAGTGTGACGCAGCAGGAGGGGGCAATCAGGGATGAGTCCACATCCTCTGCTGCAGATACAGACTCAGTATACTGTCACCAAGACAGCTGTCTTGATATTTCTCATCCTGAGACAACCTCTGCTGTTTCTCCCTCCTCCGTCACCTTCAACTCATCCATGATGTACGATCCGTTTACATTCGTCCTGCTGAATAAGACAGAGGGCAAACTTGACGTGTGTCAGGGCCCTGTCTGCTGTCACCTGCAGTACAGGCAGTCACAACAACAGGGCGGCACTCAAGAGCTCTATGCACTGGGGGCATTTGCtggcacacacactgtgaatgGACGCTACGCCCTGCAG GTGTGTGCGTTGGTGCGCTGTGCAGGGTCGGAGACCAGCTCCTgcggacaggaagtggaagaggCTGAGACTAAAATGGACTTCCTGTTGGAGGGGACGTTTGGGACCAGACATGTGTATCCATCCATATTGGCGAGTCATCACGTTCTGGAGCAGCCGGAGCACCTGGAGAAGACGGCAGATGGCAGAGTGACCATGAAGCATTCAAACATGACGGGAGGCCTCGTCACGGCCTGTCTGTACGGACGAATGTACCACCTGGACAACGAATGA